The proteins below come from a single Polynucleobacter necessarius genomic window:
- a CDS encoding YicC/YloC family endoribonuclease has translation MTGYGSASRQVSLGGGVVADLQVECWAVNSRFLDLGFRLPDECRGAEPALREMATQNLSRGKVGFRAAWRINNASAGSAKSNPHALGAINTDRLDALYTLQGQAQRTFSKAQELTISEVLRWPGVVSEPRGEEESWITATVEAGRAALDALLESRLAEGKALVTVLTNITGKMRDIVGVIEPKVPQYVAQYQKKLTERLAEALASQEQAKNAGATAAELMERIRQEVVLYAVRIDIAEEFARLKTHLQAVNTVLAGKGPVGKRLDFLMQELNREANTLSSKSVSEECTQAALELKLFIEQMREQVQNLE, from the coding sequence ATGACTGGTTACGGCAGCGCTTCACGCCAAGTCTCCTTAGGGGGTGGTGTGGTGGCAGATCTGCAGGTGGAATGTTGGGCGGTCAATAGCCGCTTTTTGGACTTGGGTTTTCGCTTGCCCGATGAGTGCCGGGGGGCTGAGCCCGCCTTACGCGAAATGGCTACCCAGAACCTCTCTCGGGGGAAAGTCGGGTTTCGGGCTGCGTGGCGCATTAACAATGCCTCAGCCGGGTCAGCTAAAAGCAATCCGCATGCATTGGGGGCTATTAATACTGACCGCCTAGATGCGCTCTATACCCTTCAAGGACAAGCTCAACGCACGTTTTCAAAAGCGCAAGAATTAACCATCTCTGAAGTGCTTCGTTGGCCTGGTGTCGTGTCTGAACCCAGAGGGGAAGAAGAGAGTTGGATTACAGCAACGGTGGAGGCAGGGCGCGCTGCTTTAGATGCATTATTGGAGAGTCGTCTTGCTGAAGGTAAGGCTTTAGTAACTGTGTTGACCAATATCACCGGCAAGATGCGCGACATCGTGGGTGTGATTGAGCCCAAGGTGCCGCAGTATGTTGCGCAATATCAGAAAAAACTGACTGAGCGTTTGGCCGAAGCCTTGGCTTCACAAGAGCAAGCAAAAAATGCGGGCGCAACAGCGGCCGAATTGATGGAGCGTATTCGTCAGGAAGTGGTGCTTTACGCGGTACGCATCGATATTGCTGAAGAATTTGCAAGGCTCAAAACGCATCTACAAGCTGTCAATACTGTCCTAGCGGGTAAGGGGCCAGTAGGTAAGCGATTGGATTTTCTGATGCAAGAGCTCAATCGTGAAGCCAATACTCTCAGTTCCAAATCAGTTTCTGAGGAGTGCACGCAAGCAGCTTTGGAGCTCAAGCTCTTTATTGAGCAAATGCGTGAGCAAGTTCAAAATCTTGAGTAA
- the gmk gene encoding guanylate kinase: MTNANTSYQGSVLMIVAPSGAGKSSLVNALLKEDAGLKLSLSTTTRAPRPGEVDGKDYRFVSQEAFIAERDQGHFLEWAEVHGHFYGTSKPWIESQMQTGNDVVLEIDWQGAQQIRRLILSVQWIFIFPPSIEALEERLRKRGQDDEATIQKRLAAAHIELIHAPEADYIVVNNSFDQALTDLQDILAASRLRSGPAMARNPALLRRLGV, encoded by the coding sequence ATGACGAACGCAAATACCTCCTATCAAGGCAGCGTGCTTATGATTGTGGCGCCTTCCGGTGCAGGTAAATCCTCCTTGGTAAATGCGCTATTAAAAGAAGATGCGGGATTAAAACTATCTTTATCTACGACAACGCGCGCACCGAGACCGGGTGAAGTGGATGGCAAGGATTACCGTTTTGTTTCTCAGGAAGCATTTATTGCGGAACGTGATCAAGGCCACTTTTTAGAGTGGGCAGAAGTTCATGGTCATTTCTATGGCACATCCAAGCCTTGGATTGAATCGCAAATGCAAACAGGCAATGATGTCGTGCTTGAAATCGATTGGCAGGGTGCTCAGCAAATCCGCAGGCTCATCCTGTCAGTGCAATGGATCTTTATTTTTCCACCCTCCATTGAGGCTTTGGAAGAGCGTTTGCGCAAACGCGGTCAGGATGATGAGGCAACCATTCAAAAACGCCTCGCCGCAGCCCATATTGAGCTAATCCATGCTCCCGAGGCGGATTACATCGTGGTTAATAATTCCTTTGACCAGGCCTTGACAGATTTGCAGGATATTTTGGCTGCCAGCCGCCTGCGTTCTGGCCCTGCTATGGCCAGAAATCCAGCCCTTTTACGGCGCCTTGGGGTCTAA
- the rpoZ gene encoding DNA-directed RNA polymerase subunit omega, producing MARITVEDCLKTIPNRFELVLAATYRARQLVQGHSPRVESRDKATVVALREVAAGVTDRDMLTKVPL from the coding sequence ATGGCCCGTATTACTGTAGAAGATTGCCTTAAAACCATCCCAAATCGTTTTGAACTCGTGTTGGCGGCGACGTATCGCGCACGTCAATTGGTTCAAGGTCACTCTCCACGTGTTGAGTCCAGAGACAAAGCAACGGTTGTGGCGTTGCGTGAAGTCGCAGCTGGTGTAACTGACCGTGACATGCTGACCAAAGTACCTTTGTAA
- a CDS encoding RelA/SpoT family protein, with protein MELPLGPLGSTKTSELTGVASPNEGAFSAAQHPQADLLSISSDTPTQKDSKKSVIASILAQSSRHLFGPTSAPTTSPLKHQVVSIEGLISKLGYLKPEEIAQVKKAFQFADAAHLGQYRHSGEPYITHPVSVAELCATWRLDAPSIMVALLHDVIEDTGCTKADLVEKFGAKVAELVEGLIKLDKLEFQSHAEAQAESFRKMFMAMARDVRVILVKLADRTHNMRTLDAVPMAKRRRVAAETIEIYAPIARRLGLNVIYRDLQDLSFRYSMPMRFRVIEGAVRRARGNRKEMVEKILQASRMAFAKANLNVDLRGREKTLYSIYNKMRTKHVSFSQVLDVYAFRVTVSSIDECYRALGILHSLYKPMPGKFKDYIAIPKLNGYRSLHTTLLGPSGVPVEFQIRTTDMHAVAEAGVAAHWAYKDGSPDMSEVQNRAHQWLQSLIDIQDSSGDSQEFLEHVKIDLFPDAVYVFTPKGQIRALPRGATALDFAYSIHSDLGNTCVAVKINGLQLPLRSELKNSDIIEVITSANSQPNPGWLAFVRTGKARAAIRHALKTKHYSELLQLGERLLVNSLCQQGVDASLLTPEIWEKLMHWTGDKNREEACVNIALGRRSPQELAIRLKILVDEEGGTEQMRFGAADWVTPNQELHPHQHQRQAILVDGREGNSISFQSCCHPIPGDNIIGYLGKGDGLQVHTNDCPVALRMLSKDSDKWVEVEWSKELNREFEVDLAIDTRQGKGVLARVASSVTSADSNIMNVSMEDRFKEDSVTICFTIQVYDRLHLSKVMRSLRTNPDVMRVTRTRAL; from the coding sequence GTGGAGCTTCCCTTAGGACCTTTGGGATCAACCAAGACATCGGAATTAACCGGAGTGGCCTCGCCTAATGAGGGCGCCTTCAGTGCAGCACAACATCCTCAAGCAGACCTGCTGAGTATCTCTTCCGATACGCCAACTCAGAAAGACAGTAAGAAGTCCGTTATTGCTTCTATCTTGGCGCAATCGAGTCGCCATCTTTTTGGTCCGACCTCGGCACCTACTACCAGCCCACTAAAACATCAGGTCGTCTCGATTGAAGGCTTGATTTCAAAGTTGGGCTACCTCAAGCCCGAAGAAATTGCCCAAGTTAAAAAAGCATTTCAGTTTGCAGATGCTGCTCACCTAGGACAATATCGCCATAGTGGTGAACCTTACATTACCCATCCAGTTTCCGTAGCGGAGTTGTGCGCCACCTGGCGTTTGGATGCTCCTTCCATTATGGTAGCGCTGCTGCATGATGTGATTGAAGATACAGGCTGTACAAAAGCCGATTTAGTTGAGAAGTTCGGTGCTAAAGTTGCTGAGCTCGTAGAGGGCCTAATAAAGTTGGACAAACTGGAGTTTCAGAGTCATGCAGAAGCGCAAGCAGAAAGCTTTCGCAAAATGTTTATGGCGATGGCGCGGGATGTCCGAGTGATTCTGGTGAAGTTGGCGGATCGTACGCACAATATGCGTACCCTAGATGCGGTGCCGATGGCAAAGCGTCGTAGGGTCGCCGCTGAAACCATTGAGATCTATGCGCCAATTGCCCGTCGTTTGGGGCTGAATGTGATCTATCGTGACCTTCAGGACCTTAGCTTCCGTTACTCCATGCCCATGCGTTTCCGAGTCATTGAGGGGGCTGTTAGACGGGCGCGAGGCAATCGCAAAGAAATGGTAGAGAAGATTTTGCAAGCCTCCCGCATGGCGTTTGCAAAAGCCAATCTGAATGTTGATCTGCGTGGCCGTGAAAAAACTCTGTATAGCATCTATAACAAGATGCGCACCAAGCATGTGAGCTTTTCTCAGGTATTGGATGTGTATGCGTTCCGCGTGACTGTGAGTAGCATTGATGAGTGTTACCGTGCGCTCGGTATTTTGCATTCCTTGTATAAACCGATGCCCGGTAAGTTTAAGGATTACATTGCAATTCCCAAGCTCAATGGTTACCGGTCTCTCCACACCACCTTATTAGGTCCATCCGGAGTGCCAGTCGAGTTTCAAATTCGGACAACGGACATGCATGCGGTGGCAGAAGCCGGAGTTGCCGCACACTGGGCGTATAAGGATGGCTCACCTGATATGAGCGAAGTCCAAAACCGTGCTCACCAATGGCTTCAGTCCTTGATTGATATTCAAGACAGTAGTGGCGACTCGCAGGAATTCTTGGAGCACGTCAAGATTGATTTGTTCCCCGATGCGGTTTATGTGTTTACACCGAAAGGGCAAATACGCGCATTGCCCCGCGGTGCAACGGCTTTGGACTTTGCCTATTCCATTCACAGTGATTTAGGAAATACCTGCGTTGCTGTCAAGATCAATGGCTTGCAATTGCCGCTTCGCAGCGAGCTGAAAAACAGCGACATCATTGAAGTGATTACTTCAGCGAACTCGCAGCCTAATCCGGGTTGGTTAGCTTTTGTACGCACTGGTAAAGCACGCGCTGCGATTCGACACGCTTTAAAAACCAAACATTACTCCGAATTGTTGCAATTGGGCGAGCGTTTGTTGGTAAACAGCTTATGTCAACAAGGAGTTGATGCATCTTTATTGACCCCGGAGATTTGGGAGAAGCTGATGCATTGGACGGGGGATAAAAATCGCGAGGAGGCCTGCGTCAACATTGCGCTTGGTCGCCGCTCACCCCAGGAACTCGCCATTCGTCTCAAAATCCTCGTTGATGAAGAGGGTGGAACTGAACAAATGCGTTTTGGCGCAGCGGATTGGGTCACACCCAATCAAGAATTGCATCCTCACCAGCATCAACGTCAAGCGATTTTGGTCGATGGGCGCGAGGGCAATTCCATTAGCTTTCAATCCTGTTGCCATCCCATTCCTGGCGACAACATCATCGGCTATCTTGGCAAAGGTGATGGCTTGCAAGTCCATACGAATGACTGCCCAGTAGCCTTGCGTATGCTTTCTAAAGACAGTGATAAATGGGTAGAAGTAGAGTGGAGCAAAGAGCTTAATCGAGAATTTGAAGTCGATTTAGCGATTGATACGCGTCAGGGTAAAGGTGTTTTAGCCCGCGTGGCGAGCAGTGTGACTTCTGCGGATTCGAACATCATGAATGTTTCGATGGAAGACCGCTTTAAAGAAGATTCCGTCACTATTTGTTTTACGATTCAGGTGTATGACCGTCTGCATTTATCAAAAGTGATGCGTAGCTTGCGCACCAATCCCGACGTGATGCGCGTAACGCGTACCCGCGCTTTATAA
- the greB gene encoding transcription elongation factor GreB: protein MEEKNYITPAGHERIKAELLQLLNLDRPEVVKVVHWAASNGDRSENGDYIYGKKRLREIDRRIRFLNKRLEFAVVVDNSARKSGEADAEQIFFGATVTYSPLEGKQAGQETTITIVGVDEVDLEKGHVSWVSPIARALIKARLGDCVVIQTPTGPTEIEILDVQYP, encoded by the coding sequence ATGGAAGAGAAGAACTACATCACCCCGGCTGGCCACGAGCGGATCAAAGCCGAGCTCCTACAGCTTCTAAACCTTGATAGGCCAGAGGTTGTCAAGGTGGTTCACTGGGCAGCAAGCAACGGCGACCGCTCCGAAAATGGGGACTATATTTATGGCAAAAAGCGGTTGCGGGAGATCGATCGACGTATTCGTTTCCTGAATAAACGCCTGGAATTTGCTGTGGTGGTCGATAATTCCGCCCGCAAGTCAGGCGAAGCGGATGCCGAGCAAATCTTCTTTGGGGCAACCGTTACCTACTCCCCATTAGAGGGAAAACAGGCGGGTCAAGAGACTACGATCACTATCGTGGGTGTGGATGAAGTCGATCTTGAAAAAGGCCATGTGAGCTGGGTATCTCCCATCGCGCGAGCTCTCATTAAAGCCAGACTTGGCGATTGTGTAGTGATCCAAACACCTACTGGACCCACCGAAATTGAAATACTAGATGTTCAGTATCCCTAG
- the pgi gene encoding glucose-6-phosphate isomerase: MSSKPISDTTLPNSTHGAVDVILDTAYQGISPKNWASLFDLARKSQLPEFIANLFAGEHVNQSEDRPALHSALRNLSKTPVILDGKDVMPAVTDVWKRMEALCNKWVGVTDVIHIGIGGSDFGPRLAIEALAHVPKLESRGMRMHFLANIDTAELARILDKAQPNSTRVVIVSKSFTTLETTMNAKAVVAWLKAHGCTKGQISKALFAVTVNIPATKEFGVEEDHIFPFWDWVGGRYSVWSAVGLPIALQYGFKTFEEFLAGAHAMDLHFKSAPLEENLSVIMALALLYQQQKRDVKAYAAIPYADALDWFPRWLQQLDMESNGKSIGMDGNPVKYSSPVVFGSAGSNAQHSYFQLFHQGPEVIPIDFIAVRKPMSDRPEAIAHHRILLSNCLAQAQALAHGKSDSNPNNVYPGKRPSNLLLLPELNAFYLGALLVLYENRAATLGALWNINSFDQPGVEYGKVLAKPIEAALSSGSSDIVANENIDAVTATRINLLNS, from the coding sequence ATGTCTTCAAAGCCCATATCTGATACCACTCTACCCAATAGCACCCACGGCGCGGTAGATGTCATTTTGGATACCGCATATCAAGGAATCAGCCCAAAAAACTGGGCTAGCCTGTTTGACTTGGCTCGTAAATCCCAGTTACCAGAATTTATTGCTAATCTGTTCGCTGGCGAACATGTCAACCAAAGCGAAGATCGTCCGGCCTTGCATTCAGCCTTGCGCAATCTCTCCAAAACACCAGTGATTCTGGATGGTAAAGATGTCATGCCAGCGGTGACTGATGTTTGGAAACGAATGGAGGCGCTTTGCAATAAATGGGTTGGCGTAACGGATGTCATTCATATTGGTATTGGTGGTTCTGACTTTGGCCCCCGCCTTGCGATTGAAGCACTGGCTCACGTCCCCAAACTTGAAAGCCGCGGTATGCGCATGCATTTCTTGGCCAACATTGATACGGCAGAATTAGCTCGCATTTTGGACAAAGCGCAACCCAATAGCACGCGTGTGGTGATTGTGTCGAAGTCATTCACCACCTTAGAAACCACCATGAACGCTAAGGCTGTTGTGGCTTGGCTAAAGGCCCATGGGTGTACCAAGGGTCAAATTAGCAAAGCCTTATTTGCGGTAACGGTCAACATCCCTGCTACCAAAGAGTTTGGCGTCGAAGAAGACCATATTTTCCCTTTCTGGGATTGGGTAGGCGGTCGATATTCCGTCTGGTCTGCCGTTGGATTGCCGATAGCACTGCAATATGGCTTTAAGACCTTTGAAGAGTTTCTAGCAGGCGCACATGCCATGGATTTGCATTTTAAGAGTGCGCCACTTGAAGAGAATCTCTCTGTCATTATGGCACTCGCCCTGCTCTATCAACAACAAAAACGCGATGTCAAAGCCTACGCTGCCATTCCGTATGCTGATGCTCTGGATTGGTTTCCGAGATGGTTGCAACAACTGGATATGGAAAGCAATGGCAAGAGTATTGGCATGGACGGCAACCCAGTTAAATACTCTTCCCCAGTTGTTTTTGGTAGTGCCGGAAGTAATGCACAGCACTCCTACTTCCAACTGTTTCATCAAGGCCCAGAGGTCATTCCAATTGACTTTATTGCCGTGCGCAAACCCATGAGCGATCGACCCGAGGCCATTGCCCATCACCGCATCCTGCTCTCGAATTGCTTGGCGCAAGCCCAAGCCTTAGCGCATGGTAAATCGGACAGCAACCCTAATAATGTTTACCCTGGCAAGCGCCCGAGCAATTTACTGCTCCTACCAGAACTCAATGCGTTTTATTTAGGCGCTCTACTCGTCCTTTACGAAAACCGTGCTGCCACTTTAGGCGCTCTCTGGAATATCAATAGCTTTGATCAACCTGGCGTAGAATACGGCAAGGTCTTGGCCAAGCCTATTGAGGCTGCGTTAAGTAGTGGCTCTAGCGATATTGTTGCCAATGAAAATATTGATGCGGTAACCGCCACTCGTATCAATCTTTTAAATAGTTAA
- a CDS encoding phosphomannomutase/phosphoglucomutase, whose amino-acid sequence MKLSPSIFKAYDIRGIIDETLDPSIAKLIGQAFGTEMRNLGETEIVIGRDGRLSSPSLIEALTEGLLSTGINVIDLGMVATPMVYFGANQVLDGKKPKSGIMITGSHNPPNYNGFKMVLGGSAIYGEQIQALRKRIEATDFVSGHGNRSTFDIFPMYLKHIVGDVKLARPLKIAVDCGNGVGGAFAGQLFRAMGCEVQELFCEVDGHFPNHHPDPAHLENLQDLIKNLQTTDNELGLAFDGDADRLGVVTKDGQVIFPDRQMMLFAKDVLSRNPGGQIIYDVKCTRNLASWVKQHGGEPLMWKTGHSLVKAKLKETGAPLAGEMSGHIFFKDRWFGFDDGLYTGARLLEILSKKKDPNKALNDLPNAICTPELQLVCAEGEPFVLLETIKANAKFPTSESINTIDGVRVEYKDGFGLARPSNTTPVVVMRFEADSEAAIARIQAEFKAVLLAAKPDATLPF is encoded by the coding sequence ATGAAACTCTCTCCATCGATTTTTAAAGCTTATGACATTCGCGGCATTATCGATGAGACTCTCGATCCCTCGATTGCAAAATTAATCGGTCAGGCCTTTGGCACCGAAATGCGCAATCTCGGTGAAACAGAGATTGTGATCGGCAGAGATGGTCGCTTATCGAGCCCAAGCCTCATTGAAGCATTAACTGAGGGTCTTTTATCCACAGGCATCAATGTGATCGATTTGGGTATGGTGGCTACGCCAATGGTGTACTTTGGTGCGAATCAAGTGCTCGATGGTAAAAAGCCAAAATCCGGCATCATGATTACAGGCAGCCATAACCCGCCAAATTACAACGGCTTCAAAATGGTTCTGGGTGGCTCAGCCATATACGGCGAGCAAATTCAGGCATTGCGCAAACGCATTGAAGCAACAGATTTTGTTTCGGGGCATGGAAACCGCTCTACCTTTGATATCTTCCCGATGTACCTGAAACATATTGTTGGCGATGTGAAATTAGCCCGCCCTCTCAAGATTGCCGTGGATTGTGGCAATGGTGTTGGCGGCGCATTTGCTGGTCAATTGTTTAGAGCCATGGGTTGCGAAGTGCAAGAACTCTTTTGCGAGGTGGATGGTCATTTTCCGAATCACCATCCCGATCCAGCACATCTTGAGAATCTGCAAGACCTAATTAAAAACTTACAAACCACGGATAATGAGCTCGGTCTTGCCTTTGATGGCGACGCCGATCGCTTGGGTGTAGTGACCAAAGACGGTCAAGTGATCTTCCCCGATCGCCAGATGATGCTTTTTGCAAAGGACGTACTCTCCAGAAATCCGGGTGGCCAGATTATTTACGACGTGAAGTGCACTCGTAATCTTGCCAGCTGGGTAAAGCAACATGGTGGTGAGCCGCTGATGTGGAAAACTGGCCATTCGTTAGTGAAAGCCAAGCTCAAAGAAACTGGCGCCCCTCTTGCTGGTGAAATGTCAGGACATATTTTCTTTAAGGATCGTTGGTTTGGTTTTGATGATGGTCTATACACCGGTGCACGTTTACTAGAGATTCTGTCCAAAAAAAAAGATCCTAATAAAGCACTTAATGACTTACCAAATGCTATCTGCACCCCAGAATTACAACTGGTTTGCGCCGAAGGCGAGCCTTTTGTTTTACTAGAAACGATTAAAGCCAATGCGAAGTTCCCCACATCTGAGTCCATTAATACTATTGATGGCGTGCGCGTGGAATACAAAGATGGTTTTGGTCTCGCAAGGCCATCCAATACCACTCCGGTGGTAGTGATGCGCTTTGAAGCAGATAGTGAAGCAGCCATTGCGCGCATTCAGGCGGAGTTTAAAGCGGTGTTGTTGGCTGCTAAGCCAGATGCAACGTTGCCGTTCTAG
- a CDS encoding MlaD family protein has protein sequence MSNNSNPNYFRLGVFVIAAIAVLISVILIFGSGQLFKKSFYIETYIKQSVTGLDVGAAVRFRGIKIGQVSMIGLTGDIYEEEIPFNKWSTLTSQVYGYHGCELHRIRFFAKKRQSIY, from the coding sequence ATGAGTAATAACTCAAACCCTAACTATTTCCGACTTGGCGTATTTGTCATTGCCGCGATCGCCGTCCTAATTTCGGTGATCTTGATCTTTGGCTCAGGACAATTGTTTAAGAAATCGTTTTATATCGAAACCTACATCAAGCAATCGGTCACCGGTTTAGATGTTGGAGCGGCAGTACGATTTCGGGGTATCAAGATTGGCCAAGTGAGCATGATAGGGCTTACAGGCGATATTTACGAGGAAGAGATTCCCTTTAACAAATGGTCTACGCTCACGAGTCAAGTCTATGGGTATCACGGGTGTGAATTACATCGAATTCGATTTTTTGCCAAAAAGCGCCAGTCAATATACTGA
- a CDS encoding SDR family oxidoreductase, translating into MDLGIHGKVALVMASSRGLGQAMAVALAREGVKVAVTGRSAEGLQKSVELIEAAGGTALALNWDLSNPSIIDGLVSQVESTLSPIDILINNTGGPPLTPAAGQDPALWQKSFNDMVLSLIAITDRALPGMRQRKWGRIITSMTSGAIAPIKNLAISNTLRAALLAWSKTLATEVASEGITVNVIMPGRVATDRLRQLDEASAKREGTTYEEVVKASLRQIPMGRYGDPKEYGDAAAFLASQNASFITGTVMRIDGGQIQAI; encoded by the coding sequence ATGGATTTAGGGATTCATGGGAAGGTGGCTCTGGTTATGGCGTCGAGCCGCGGCTTAGGGCAGGCTATGGCCGTGGCTCTCGCGCGTGAGGGCGTGAAGGTGGCGGTAACCGGTCGGAGTGCCGAAGGCTTGCAAAAATCGGTTGAGCTCATCGAGGCTGCCGGTGGAACAGCATTAGCGCTGAATTGGGATTTATCCAATCCATCGATTATTGATGGACTCGTTTCACAAGTTGAGAGCACGCTTAGTCCAATTGATATTCTGATTAACAACACGGGTGGGCCACCACTAACGCCTGCTGCAGGACAGGATCCTGCACTCTGGCAAAAAAGTTTTAATGACATGGTGTTGTCCTTGATTGCCATTACCGATCGGGCTTTGCCTGGAATGCGTCAGCGAAAGTGGGGTCGCATTATCACCAGCATGACATCGGGAGCAATTGCGCCGATTAAAAATCTGGCAATCTCCAATACCTTGCGCGCTGCTTTGCTGGCGTGGTCTAAGACTCTAGCGACTGAGGTGGCAAGCGAGGGTATTACCGTCAATGTCATCATGCCAGGTAGAGTGGCAACCGATCGCCTGAGGCAGTTGGATGAAGCCAGTGCGAAACGTGAAGGTACGACCTACGAAGAGGTGGTCAAGGCGAGTTTGCGTCAAATTCCAATGGGTCGTTATGGTGATCCGAAAGAGTATGGCGACGCCGCAGCATTTTTAGCCAGTCAAAACGCTTCCTTCATAACGGGTACTGTTATGCGGATTGATGGCGGCCAAATTCAAGCGATTTGA
- a CDS encoding ABC transporter permease, whose amino-acid sequence MNFASRIMISLSDLQSTGLIGLGSRVTYHLLLAGSDKSIADYQQWANQYIETKKIRGLRIETLENAQPMMRKTLERAEQFLSLVALLTAMIAAVAIGLSARRYMIGQADACAALKCFGATRWAIIQKEFTTLLLLGMLSAVIGSAFGYLVQHVLTGLLGNLVVGNLPSVSIVPVLWSTVFAWVLLFAFAGPPLLNLANVSPMRLIRKGIGIATQATVWITLFTAVVCVGLIWVVAKDAKLALWVGMIFAGALMLFAILARFILWLLSKIQTSYFPIRFAITAMNRRAGFAVMQMSALAISIMAILLILLLRQDLLSTWQGNIPADAPNRFMINIQGDQREGIALALQQGGLSKPDFYPMIRGRLIAVNGRDIAPSDYSEENARRLVDREFNLSYTEQLPIANRIVAGGVDQRSKTTNFYGDGNCKDSQASVGRSADL is encoded by the coding sequence ATGAATTTTGCCTCACGCATCATGATTTCCCTATCGGATCTTCAATCGACTGGGCTGATTGGGTTGGGTAGTCGAGTGACTTATCATTTACTTCTTGCGGGATCCGATAAATCAATCGCAGATTATCAACAGTGGGCAAATCAATATATTGAGACGAAAAAAATTCGTGGCCTGCGCATCGAGACACTGGAGAACGCGCAACCCATGATGCGCAAGACATTAGAGCGGGCAGAGCAGTTTCTATCCTTGGTAGCGTTGTTGACGGCCATGATTGCTGCGGTGGCGATCGGATTATCCGCAAGGCGCTACATGATAGGCCAGGCTGATGCCTGCGCTGCGCTTAAATGCTTTGGTGCTACCAGGTGGGCAATTATTCAAAAAGAATTCACTACGCTATTGCTGCTGGGGATGTTGTCGGCTGTAATTGGCTCGGCTTTTGGCTACCTTGTTCAACATGTATTGACGGGATTACTGGGTAATCTTGTAGTAGGCAATCTGCCATCTGTTTCCATCGTGCCAGTACTGTGGAGTACGGTTTTTGCGTGGGTCTTATTGTTTGCATTTGCTGGGCCGCCGCTTCTCAATTTGGCAAATGTGTCGCCTATGCGATTAATACGCAAAGGGATTGGTATTGCAACTCAGGCTACTGTGTGGATCACGTTATTTACCGCAGTAGTTTGTGTAGGACTCATTTGGGTAGTTGCAAAGGATGCGAAGTTGGCACTATGGGTTGGCATGATCTTTGCAGGAGCGCTAATGCTTTTCGCGATCTTGGCGCGCTTCATATTATGGCTACTATCCAAAATACAAACATCATACTTCCCGATACGCTTCGCGATTACAGCGATGAATCGACGCGCTGGATTTGCAGTAATGCAAATGAGTGCATTAGCGATTTCCATCATGGCAATTTTACTGATTCTATTGCTGCGACAAGATCTTTTGAGCACGTGGCAAGGCAATATTCCGGCCGATGCGCCGAATCGCTTCATGATTAATATTCAAGGGGATCAAAGAGAGGGTATTGCACTTGCTTTACAACAAGGCGGCTTATCTAAGCCTGATTTTTATCCGATGATTCGAGGAAGGCTGATTGCGGTAAATGGTCGAGATATTGCTCCATCCGATTACTCAGAGGAGAACGCGCGTCGCTTGGTTGATCGAGAATTTAATCTGTCCTATACCGAGCAATTGCCGATTGCTAATCGAATCGTTGCTGGGGGGGTGGATCAACGGAGCAAAACCACAAATTTCTATGGAGACGGGAATTGCAAAGACTCTCAAGCATCAGTTGGGCGATCAGCTGACCTTTGA
- a CDS encoding RDD family protein produces MTPAELNALPAPGFWRRVSCSLYEQLVLLGVVAFTFLLTNLGLGILFGVSLPNWLTFLYLYAVLGIYFVWYWTKSGQTLAMQTWRVRMIGRDGFNLSRRQAIWRYIYGSLWVVPCAILQSLFHLEKWQIIEMLFTVALFLWPISIYFDRNVSTLRQNLPDRLAGSRLVELPKSVVTLS; encoded by the coding sequence ATGACCCCTGCAGAACTTAATGCGTTACCTGCGCCGGGATTTTGGCGACGCGTATCTTGCTCCCTCTATGAGCAACTCGTATTACTTGGCGTGGTTGCCTTTACATTTCTGCTGACCAACCTGGGACTCGGAATATTATTTGGCGTTTCCTTGCCAAACTGGTTAACGTTTTTATATCTATATGCAGTGCTTGGTATTTACTTCGTTTGGTATTGGACAAAATCCGGCCAAACGTTGGCGATGCAAACTTGGCGAGTGCGCATGATTGGTCGGGATGGGTTTAACCTTTCACGCCGTCAAGCGATCTGGCGCTATATCTATGGATCTCTTTGGGTTGTTCCGTGCGCGATCTTGCAATCGCTCTTCCATTTAGAAAAATGGCAGATTATTGAGATGCTCTTTACGGTGGCATTATTTCTTTGGCCGATCAGCATTTATTTCGATCGCAACGTATCCACTTTGCGCCAGAACTTGCCGGATCGCTTAGCGGGCTCTAGGTTGGTGGAGCTTCCTAAGAGCGTCGTTACCCTGTCTTAA